The following are from one region of the Dreissena polymorpha isolate Duluth1 chromosome 2, UMN_Dpol_1.0, whole genome shotgun sequence genome:
- the LOC127869424 gene encoding protein rtoA-like isoform X1: MGLFKLFVEAVFAWLLCGLPGVMSGTQWDGRWYNSSSPSAANNFTDLELSPGSGALASVCDTSDGSKLTARCKDEKGEPFYGFLNDTIRMFTATCDPIQGLKCTPMPGYNLSCPDFAIQFGCNLKTTTSAPTMSTGSGTNGIGTIGDGTFSNATGTYGIGYTVTATNGMGQTGTGSGNKGYSSLGYGGNGGGISGSGSTGSGSSSGSGRTVSGSSSGSGSTESGSSSGSGSTGSGSSSGSGSTGSGSSSGSGSTGSNSSSGSESTESGSSSGSRSTVSGSSSGSGSTGSGSSSGLNGSASQNNSSCCSPAGRMFILLALASCMLI, translated from the exons ATGGGACTGTTTAAATTGTTTGTGGAAGCAGTTTTTGCGTGGTTACTATGCG GACTGCCCGGTGTAATGAGCGGTACGCAATGGGACGGGAGGTGGTACAATTCGAGCTCCCCGAGTGCGGCCAATAATTT CACGGACTTGGAGCTTTCCCCAGGAAGCGGCGCCCTGGCGTCCGTGTGTGACACGAGTGACGGCTCCAAACTGACCGCCCGCTGCAAGGACGAGAAAGGGGAACCATTCTACG GCTTTCTCAACGATACGATACGCATGTTCACTGCCACGTGCGACCCAATTCAAGGGTTAAAATGCACTCCCATGCCTGGCTACAATTTGTCTTGTCCCGACTTTGCAATACAGTTCGGGTGTAACCTAAAGACCACAACTTCGG CACCAACAATGTCCACTGGTAGTGGGACAAATGGAATTGGAACAATCGGGGATGGAACTTTTTCAAATGCTACTGGAACGTATGGCATTGGATATACCGTTACTGCAACTAACGGAATGGGACAAACTGGAACCGGCAGTGGAAATAAAGGATACAGTTCTCTTGGGTATGGAGGTAATGGTGGTGGAATATCGGGAAGTGGAAGCACAGGAAGTGGTTCATCGTCGGGAAGTGGACGCACAGTAAGTGGTTCATCGTCAGGAAGTGGAAGCACAGAAAGTGGTTCATCGTCGGGAAGTGGAAGCACAGGAAGTGGTTCATCGTCGGGAAGTGGAAGCACAGGAAGTGGTTCATCGTCGGGAAGTGGAAGCACAGGAAGTAATTCATCGTCGGGAAGTGAAAGCACAGAAAGTGGTTCATCGTCGGGAAGTAGAAGCACAGTAAGTGGTTCATCGTCGGGAAGTGGAAGCACAGGAAGTGGTTCATCGAGTGGCCTAAACGGAAGTGCCTCCCAAAACAACTCCAGCTGTTGTTCACCGGCGGGTCGCATGTTCATCTTGCTCGCGTTGGCATCGTGCATGCTGATTTAA
- the LOC127869424 gene encoding protein rtoA-like isoform X2 yields MSGTQWDGRWYNSSSPSAANNFTDLELSPGSGALASVCDTSDGSKLTARCKDEKGEPFYGFLNDTIRMFTATCDPIQGLKCTPMPGYNLSCPDFAIQFGCNLKTTTSAPTMSTGSGTNGIGTIGDGTFSNATGTYGIGYTVTATNGMGQTGTGSGNKGYSSLGYGGNGGGISGSGSTGSGSSSGSGRTVSGSSSGSGSTESGSSSGSGSTGSGSSSGSGSTGSGSSSGSGSTGSNSSSGSESTESGSSSGSRSTVSGSSSGSGSTGSGSSSGLNGSASQNNSSCCSPAGRMFILLALASCMLI; encoded by the exons ATGAGCGGTACGCAATGGGACGGGAGGTGGTACAATTCGAGCTCCCCGAGTGCGGCCAATAATTT CACGGACTTGGAGCTTTCCCCAGGAAGCGGCGCCCTGGCGTCCGTGTGTGACACGAGTGACGGCTCCAAACTGACCGCCCGCTGCAAGGACGAGAAAGGGGAACCATTCTACG GCTTTCTCAACGATACGATACGCATGTTCACTGCCACGTGCGACCCAATTCAAGGGTTAAAATGCACTCCCATGCCTGGCTACAATTTGTCTTGTCCCGACTTTGCAATACAGTTCGGGTGTAACCTAAAGACCACAACTTCGG CACCAACAATGTCCACTGGTAGTGGGACAAATGGAATTGGAACAATCGGGGATGGAACTTTTTCAAATGCTACTGGAACGTATGGCATTGGATATACCGTTACTGCAACTAACGGAATGGGACAAACTGGAACCGGCAGTGGAAATAAAGGATACAGTTCTCTTGGGTATGGAGGTAATGGTGGTGGAATATCGGGAAGTGGAAGCACAGGAAGTGGTTCATCGTCGGGAAGTGGACGCACAGTAAGTGGTTCATCGTCAGGAAGTGGAAGCACAGAAAGTGGTTCATCGTCGGGAAGTGGAAGCACAGGAAGTGGTTCATCGTCGGGAAGTGGAAGCACAGGAAGTGGTTCATCGTCGGGAAGTGGAAGCACAGGAAGTAATTCATCGTCGGGAAGTGAAAGCACAGAAAGTGGTTCATCGTCGGGAAGTAGAAGCACAGTAAGTGGTTCATCGTCGGGAAGTGGAAGCACAGGAAGTGGTTCATCGAGTGGCCTAAACGGAAGTGCCTCCCAAAACAACTCCAGCTGTTGTTCACCGGCGGGTCGCATGTTCATCTTGCTCGCGTTGGCATCGTGCATGCTGATTTAA